A single window of Archangium gephyra DNA harbors:
- a CDS encoding sensor histidine kinase, which yields MKLSLLVGGPPSSGPLVEAHRKLRAPHAVAVLMAGALAVALVPLIPGVSARLEVTLHDTAWAMGVFAIVSLAAAVVFWRRGATPAYWRLCVLETWTTALTLLSLVWASGNPLSPFWLLLVCLCLTMAVDPSGRVSEGLAFVVAPQVLALLFLLEGEPAKAALSAVIGGVVVVAATVLRGLFVGLTEARNERDRLRAELAELRLREERHRISRDLHDGLGTELASLTWTARTLHQRLEGSPMQGDVGQLLERLRSGMDELRTVVWALRAPARPWEDVVARLAQRCRELGGDRDVVVEASAADPRVEFDGQVALDLVRAVQELVHNAARHAQPRRIRVTLRCEPDGIRFLVEDDGRGLAEGALERSEGGLKNFRARVESAGGTARVESSSQGTRVSAWLPTPTFRPNMSMQ from the coding sequence ATGAAGCTGAGCCTTCTCGTTGGCGGTCCGCCCTCCAGTGGCCCGTTGGTGGAGGCGCACCGCAAGCTGCGCGCGCCCCACGCGGTGGCGGTGCTGATGGCGGGCGCGCTGGCGGTGGCGCTGGTGCCGCTCATCCCCGGCGTCTCCGCGCGGCTCGAGGTCACGCTCCACGACACCGCGTGGGCGATGGGGGTGTTCGCGATCGTCTCACTCGCCGCGGCGGTGGTGTTCTGGCGGCGAGGGGCCACGCCGGCCTACTGGAGGCTGTGTGTCCTCGAGACGTGGACCACCGCGCTCACGCTGCTGTCCCTGGTGTGGGCGTCGGGGAACCCGCTCAGCCCGTTCTGGCTGCTCCTCGTCTGCCTGTGCCTGACCATGGCGGTGGATCCCAGCGGACGCGTCAGCGAGGGCCTGGCCTTCGTGGTCGCGCCTCAGGTGCTCGCGCTGCTGTTCCTCCTCGAGGGGGAGCCCGCGAAGGCGGCGCTCTCCGCGGTCATCGGCGGCGTGGTGGTGGTGGCGGCCACCGTGCTCCGGGGGCTGTTCGTCGGCCTCACCGAGGCACGCAACGAGCGGGACCGCCTCCGCGCCGAGCTGGCCGAGCTGCGCCTTCGAGAGGAGCGCCACCGCATCTCGCGCGACCTTCATGACGGGCTCGGGACCGAGCTGGCCAGCCTCACCTGGACGGCGCGGACGCTCCACCAGCGGCTCGAGGGGTCTCCCATGCAGGGCGACGTGGGGCAGTTGCTCGAGCGGCTCCGCTCAGGCATGGACGAGCTCCGCACCGTGGTCTGGGCGTTGCGCGCGCCGGCGCGTCCCTGGGAGGACGTGGTGGCCCGGCTCGCCCAGCGGTGCCGTGAGCTCGGCGGCGACCGCGACGTGGTGGTGGAGGCGTCCGCCGCCGATCCGCGCGTGGAGTTCGATGGTCAGGTGGCGCTGGATCTGGTGCGCGCCGTTCAGGAGCTGGTGCACAACGCCGCCCGCCACGCGCAGCCCCGGCGGATCCGCGTCACGCTCCGCTGCGAGCCGGACGGGATCCGTTTCCTGGTCGAGGACGATGGCCGGGGGCTCGCCGAAGGCGCGCTCGAGCGGAGCGAGGGCGGCCTCAAGAACTTCCGGGCGCGGGTGGAGAGCGCGGGCGGCACCGCGCGGGTGGAGTCGTCGTCCCAGGGGACGCGGGTGTCGGCGTGGCTTCCCACACCTACCTTTCGGCCTAACATGTCCATGCAATAG
- a CDS encoding response regulator, whose translation MLNVVVVEDDSSLLASVRQAIEAPESGMRIAGAFSRGGEAISWLQRQKPVDCALVDLGLPDRSGVEVLAELRSTHPTAVGLVFTIFDDDEHLFPALQAGAQGYLLKDSTSEVLLRSIREAAAGGAPMTPAVARKVVRRFWAPPVVQQEPLTARERELLVLLCHGASYDAAAARMQVSLSTIQAHVRSTYRKLAVSSKAEAVSAAVRLGLFVP comes from the coding sequence ATGCTCAATGTCGTCGTCGTGGAAGACGACTCCAGCCTGCTCGCATCGGTCCGGCAGGCGATCGAGGCGCCGGAGTCCGGGATGCGCATCGCCGGTGCCTTCTCGCGCGGAGGCGAGGCGATCTCGTGGCTTCAGCGCCAGAAGCCGGTGGACTGTGCGCTGGTGGATCTCGGCCTCCCGGATCGCTCCGGCGTGGAGGTGCTGGCGGAGCTGAGGTCGACGCATCCCACCGCCGTCGGCCTCGTCTTCACCATCTTCGACGACGACGAGCACCTGTTCCCCGCGCTGCAGGCCGGAGCGCAGGGATACCTGCTGAAGGACTCCACCTCGGAGGTGCTCCTCCGGTCCATCCGCGAGGCGGCCGCGGGTGGCGCGCCGATGACGCCAGCGGTGGCCCGGAAGGTGGTCCGGCGCTTCTGGGCTCCGCCGGTGGTCCAGCAGGAGCCGCTCACCGCGCGCGAGCGCGAGCTGCTCGTGCTGCTCTGCCACGGCGCCAGCTATGACGCGGCGGCGGCACGGATGCAGGTGAGCCTGAGCACGATCCAGGCGCACGTCCGCAGCACGTACCGCAAGCTCGCGGTGAGCTCCAAGGCCGAGGCGGTGAGCGCGGCCGTCCGGCTGGGCCTCTTCGTCCCATGA
- a CDS encoding MBL fold metallo-hydrolase, which translates to MKKLIGLSLLFTACASLPPAGPHAFAPPPPPSTPLQVCWIDTGGLTTPGGYGAGGSTVAATWEVTSAALVIRHPEGDLVLDTGISLQAQEEQRELGAWKRFIFSQTAGRNVPRRNLKDALTALGVTRPKALLLSHVHADHAGGVASLPDVPVWLAAEEKQLIEAELAHPRGVALPAQARALEGRMVPIPFVAEPYANYESRFDIFGDGSVVVVPTFGHTPGSVATFVNVSPSLRFVHVGDLINLRESIERNVGKSWLMRQLTDEDLSRTQAEVAKLVQLHARDPELLILPAHDRRAFVELFGADDGGVPPCIGEPKRSGPG; encoded by the coding sequence ATGAAGAAGCTCATCGGCTTGTCGTTGCTGTTCACCGCGTGCGCCTCGTTGCCCCCGGCCGGGCCCCACGCCTTCGCGCCCCCGCCGCCCCCGAGCACGCCCCTCCAGGTGTGCTGGATCGACACGGGAGGCCTGACGACGCCAGGGGGCTATGGCGCGGGTGGCTCCACCGTGGCCGCCACCTGGGAGGTGACCTCCGCGGCGCTCGTCATCCGCCACCCGGAGGGGGATCTCGTGCTCGACACCGGCATCTCCCTCCAGGCGCAGGAAGAGCAGCGGGAACTGGGTGCCTGGAAGCGCTTCATCTTCTCGCAGACCGCGGGCCGCAACGTGCCACGGCGGAACTTGAAGGACGCCCTCACCGCGCTCGGGGTGACCCGGCCGAAGGCGCTGCTGCTCTCTCACGTGCATGCCGACCACGCGGGTGGGGTGGCGTCGCTGCCGGACGTGCCGGTGTGGCTGGCCGCCGAGGAGAAGCAGCTCATCGAAGCGGAGCTGGCGCATCCGCGTGGGGTGGCGCTCCCGGCGCAGGCCCGGGCCCTCGAGGGCCGCATGGTGCCCATCCCCTTCGTGGCGGAGCCGTACGCGAACTACGAGTCCCGCTTCGACATCTTCGGTGACGGCAGCGTGGTGGTGGTGCCGACCTTCGGGCACACACCGGGCAGCGTGGCCACGTTCGTGAACGTGTCACCCTCCCTGCGCTTCGTGCACGTGGGAGACCTCATCAACCTGCGGGAATCCATCGAGCGGAACGTGGGGAAGTCCTGGCTGATGCGGCAGCTCACCGACGAAGACCTCTCGCGCACCCAGGCCGAGGTCGCGAAGCTGGTGCAGCTCCATGCGCGGGATCCGGAGCTGCTCATCCTGCCCGCGCACGATCGCCGGGCCTTCGTGGAGCTCTTCGGCGCCGACGACGGTGGGGTGCCGCCGTGCATTGGCGAGCCGAAGCGCTCAGGCCCGGGGTAG
- a CDS encoding RICIN domain-containing protein, which yields MKIHHLGVALGASILTLALAASSDIHARGTYFHTEVHPPHWMSWTSDGQPALTSGPTFLTHGLRCRGRYCDDVSLLNVESGYTQTRSWWTDSFSEEGNNERVCADNGFVTGLSCSGDYCDNVSLRCSQLDNGGVRSNCYWTESISEESGGSFVAPESTYIAGMRCWDRYCDSKQLYLCQADNGGPSFNLSTLASQYAPRLRFDQEFSTGSGEQSKCFPSDAATYFTQRAQGATPISLCNKDYATVRDNQVPAYYLATQVGTNTVLIRYWFFYAWQSTCFVSEGSHAADWESMAVLIVDGRLRRVAFYQHGGWYSREAGAFETVEGTHPVAYVGKNAHGSFHDAGGSGGCLYFEDFRNPGGNDYRMDTWNKLVPLTRGSGSPAWMNCTGSGCFDGIGHPIEQTGDLRTMRGCGKDGCDRSSVGASIPFQNDPTGAEYTAIYLQHSGRVLSVPGASTSDGVKLTQFSNWGVDNERWLLESTGDGYFTVRARHSGKCMDVSGASKAAGANVVQYGCNGGDNQRFRLVPYNNGYFALQAKHSGQCLGIAGASLDDGGFLVQSPCAWTTNESFRFAP from the coding sequence ATGAAGATCCACCACCTCGGCGTCGCCCTCGGCGCCTCGATCCTCACCCTCGCGCTGGCCGCTTCCAGCGACATCCACGCGCGCGGCACGTACTTCCATACCGAGGTCCACCCTCCTCATTGGATGTCATGGACCTCCGATGGCCAGCCCGCGCTCACGAGCGGCCCCACCTTCCTGACGCACGGCCTGCGTTGCCGGGGCCGCTACTGCGACGATGTGAGCCTGCTCAACGTGGAGTCCGGATATACGCAGACGCGAAGCTGGTGGACGGACTCCTTCTCCGAGGAAGGCAATAACGAGCGGGTGTGCGCCGACAACGGTTTCGTGACGGGCCTGAGCTGCTCGGGCGATTACTGTGACAACGTCTCCCTTCGCTGCTCGCAGCTCGACAACGGCGGCGTGCGCTCGAACTGCTACTGGACGGAGTCCATCTCGGAAGAGAGTGGTGGATCGTTCGTGGCCCCGGAATCCACGTACATCGCGGGCATGCGCTGCTGGGATCGCTACTGTGACAGCAAGCAGCTCTATCTCTGCCAGGCGGACAACGGCGGGCCGTCCTTCAACCTGAGCACCCTGGCGAGCCAGTACGCGCCCCGGCTCCGCTTCGACCAGGAGTTCTCCACGGGCTCTGGCGAGCAGAGCAAGTGCTTTCCGAGCGACGCGGCCACCTACTTCACGCAGCGCGCGCAAGGCGCCACCCCCATCTCGCTCTGCAACAAGGACTACGCGACGGTTCGCGACAACCAGGTCCCGGCCTATTACCTGGCGACCCAGGTGGGGACGAACACGGTGCTCATCCGCTATTGGTTCTTCTACGCGTGGCAGAGCACCTGCTTCGTCAGCGAGGGCTCCCACGCCGCGGATTGGGAGTCGATGGCGGTCCTGATCGTCGATGGGCGGCTGCGCCGGGTCGCGTTCTACCAGCATGGCGGGTGGTACAGCCGGGAGGCCGGTGCGTTCGAAACGGTGGAGGGAACGCATCCCGTCGCCTACGTGGGCAAGAACGCCCATGGCTCCTTCCACGACGCCGGGGGCTCGGGCGGCTGCCTCTACTTCGAGGACTTCCGCAATCCCGGCGGCAATGACTACCGCATGGACACCTGGAACAAGCTCGTACCGCTCACCCGGGGCAGTGGCTCGCCCGCGTGGATGAACTGCACGGGCTCGGGTTGCTTCGATGGGATCGGTCATCCGATCGAACAAACGGGAGACCTGCGCACGATGCGTGGTTGTGGAAAGGATGGCTGCGACCGTTCCTCCGTGGGGGCGAGCATTCCCTTCCAGAACGACCCGACGGGCGCGGAGTACACGGCCATCTACCTGCAGCACAGTGGGCGGGTGCTCAGTGTTCCCGGGGCCAGCACCAGCGACGGCGTGAAGCTCACCCAGTTCTCCAACTGGGGTGTGGACAACGAGCGCTGGCTGCTCGAGTCGACGGGAGATGGGTACTTCACGGTGCGCGCACGCCACAGCGGCAAGTGCATGGACGTGAGCGGCGCTTCCAAGGCGGCTGGCGCGAACGTGGTCCAATACGGCTGCAACGGTGGCGACAATCAGCGCTTCCGCCTGGTCCCGTACAACAACGGGTACTTCGCGCTCCAGGCGAAGCACAGCGGCCAGTGTCTGGGCATCGCGGGGGCCTCCCTGGATGACGGCGGATTCCTGGTCCAGTCGCCGTGCGCCTGGACGACGAACGAGAGCTTCCGCTTCGCGCCGTGA
- a CDS encoding DMT family transporter: MSNTQNVAEGAMLARSDDRVGQFCMLISMVIAGTIGYFVVNSKQSPLNVVFFRCTIGGAGLVVYCLKRGFFRAIRLSTRQKCTLIAGGLTLVFNWYFLFTAYRLTSIGVTTVVYHFQPFLLLLAGFVFLKERPSASSVAWLLVAFAGLVMIAEPGSERLGASYMLGVASALVAAVLYAATTLLTKTLSGSIRPEPIAASHMIIGALVFSLLADFQHLPGSPVELYSVLTLGVFHTTLMYVLLYTAFTKARTTSIAVLSFAYPLVAVMVDYFAFAKSMGPIQTLGGVLILLAGLAYTNRVRVPFLTVKKVAQAR; encoded by the coding sequence ATGAGCAATACCCAAAACGTAGCCGAGGGTGCGATGCTGGCGCGGTCCGATGACCGGGTTGGACAATTTTGCATGCTCATTTCGATGGTGATCGCGGGCACCATTGGCTATTTCGTCGTGAATTCGAAGCAGAGCCCGTTGAACGTGGTCTTCTTTCGCTGCACGATCGGTGGTGCCGGCCTCGTGGTCTATTGTCTGAAAAGAGGATTCTTCCGCGCGATTCGCCTGAGCACCCGGCAGAAATGTACCCTGATTGCTGGCGGACTGACCCTGGTATTCAACTGGTATTTTCTTTTTACCGCCTACCGGCTCACGTCCATCGGCGTCACCACTGTTGTGTACCACTTCCAGCCTTTCCTGCTGCTGCTGGCGGGTTTCGTGTTCCTGAAGGAGCGGCCGAGCGCCTCCAGCGTGGCCTGGCTGCTCGTCGCCTTCGCGGGCTTGGTGATGATCGCGGAACCCGGCAGCGAGCGGCTCGGTGCCTCTTATATGCTTGGCGTCGCGAGTGCGTTGGTGGCTGCCGTTCTGTATGCGGCTACCACGTTGTTGACCAAGACGTTGTCGGGTTCCATCCGGCCAGAGCCGATCGCCGCATCGCACATGATCATCGGGGCGCTGGTGTTTTCGCTGCTGGCCGACTTCCAGCATCTGCCAGGCTCTCCGGTCGAGCTCTATTCCGTGCTGACGCTCGGGGTTTTTCACACAACGCTGATGTACGTGCTCCTCTATACGGCCTTCACGAAAGCGCGTACCACCAGCATCGCGGTGCTCAGCTTCGCTTATCCACTGGTGGCGGTGATGGTCGATTACTTCGCTTTTGCGAAAAGCATGGGTCCGATCCAGACGCTGGGGGGAGTACTGATTCTGCTCGCGGGATTGGCGTATACGAATCGGGTGAGAGTGCCATTCCTGACGGTGAAGAAGGTCGCTCAGGCCCGTTGA
- a CDS encoding fatty acid desaturase has protein sequence MSLRQDLERSQAIRASYKRLPFQRFWTWLTGKELADEPAARRVNPVESLSWSLLWFIGGTLASISLLTGSGWAGWLLFSITFTVAGARYVVATIIHHAVHHAVFRSANANRILAELLSTMTLVQPYDTYRRFHVYEHHGRDFSTLLDKDLAAIYMLGLRPGTPVLRMKWLLLWQCLNPVFHLKFLWNRLKSNLVDVPTYRLLMSLGWLSFLGWAAHALGALVFIVAIVLPTTVLYQICSLLHLVTEHAWVLRNDGESIKDSHFNNAYGRFCGSPLPPAGLRGLTCATAWAKWIAVHLLLHLPARLLVVQGSLIVHDWHHRFGSHRDWPNAIQLREKQVQHEKAQGRYSYRDVWGLHHVLDEVLQRISDAPTLESSESLSLSYRLN, from the coding sequence ATGAGTCTCCGCCAAGACCTCGAACGGTCGCAGGCCATCCGGGCAAGTTATAAACGTCTGCCTTTTCAACGGTTTTGGACCTGGCTGACCGGCAAGGAACTCGCTGATGAGCCAGCCGCTCGGAGAGTCAATCCAGTCGAGTCGTTGAGTTGGTCCTTGTTGTGGTTCATCGGCGGCACGCTGGCGTCGATCTCACTCCTGACTGGCAGCGGTTGGGCTGGCTGGCTGCTCTTCAGCATCACGTTCACGGTCGCCGGTGCTCGCTATGTCGTGGCGACAATCATTCATCATGCCGTGCATCATGCGGTTTTCCGCTCGGCCAATGCCAACAGGATATTGGCCGAGCTCCTGTCGACCATGACCCTGGTGCAGCCCTATGACACCTATCGGAGATTTCATGTCTACGAGCACCACGGACGTGATTTCTCGACACTTCTGGATAAGGATCTCGCGGCCATCTACATGCTCGGACTGCGGCCAGGAACACCCGTTTTGCGAATGAAATGGCTGCTCCTCTGGCAGTGCTTGAACCCCGTCTTCCATTTGAAGTTCCTCTGGAACCGGCTGAAGTCCAATCTGGTCGACGTGCCCACCTACCGGCTCTTGATGTCCCTGGGGTGGCTCTCGTTCCTTGGATGGGCCGCGCATGCGCTTGGTGCGCTGGTTTTCATTGTGGCCATCGTCCTACCCACCACCGTCCTTTACCAGATATGTTCACTCTTGCATCTGGTGACCGAGCATGCGTGGGTGCTTCGCAATGACGGCGAATCCATCAAGGATTCTCACTTCAACAATGCCTACGGCAGGTTTTGCGGCAGCCCACTTCCACCAGCTGGCCTGCGAGGCCTCACCTGTGCCACCGCATGGGCGAAATGGATTGCCGTCCACCTGCTCCTTCATCTGCCGGCACGGCTACTGGTTGTGCAGGGTTCCTTGATTGTCCATGACTGGCATCACCGCTTCGGCTCCCACCGCGACTGGCCGAATGCGATTCAGTTACGTGAAAAGCAAGTGCAGCACGAGAAGGCACAGGGACGCTACAGCTACAGGGACGTCTGGGGCCTCCATCACGTGCTGGATGAAGTGTTGCAGCGAATCAGTGACGCTCCCACGCTCGAAAGCAGTGAATCGCTGTCTTTGTCCTACCGGCTCAACTGA
- a CDS encoding 2OG-Fe dioxygenase family protein — protein MNIVDGYKFVPGSHYMEGLTEKDHARFLSYFESQIQPDPYSSVRDRGMIKIVYNRSTHQFSKNSNQTYFQSYSANDTDGGKVRVFPRIGDELLSSNVFQSILYKNQHYLDEYCDRTETANLNISVHFIRYKAPRGGASYSSPIWLHLDDEPLVFIHLIQLTRNAIGADSVISGMDNKPTNVLRLARPFDTLIVDKTKKHAVTPLGSTDGIAYRDVMLINLEAKEQQR, from the coding sequence ATGAACATTGTTGATGGCTACAAGTTCGTGCCGGGCAGTCACTACATGGAGGGGCTGACGGAAAAGGACCATGCCCGTTTCCTGTCGTACTTCGAGAGCCAGATCCAGCCGGATCCGTATTCGAGCGTCAGGGACCGGGGCATGATCAAGATCGTGTACAACCGCTCAACCCATCAATTCTCCAAGAACAGCAACCAGACCTACTTCCAGTCCTACTCGGCCAACGACACCGATGGTGGAAAGGTGCGTGTCTTTCCGAGGATCGGAGATGAGTTGCTCTCCAGCAACGTCTTCCAGTCCATTCTCTATAAGAATCAGCACTACCTCGATGAGTACTGCGACAGGACGGAGACCGCCAACCTGAATATCAGCGTTCACTTCATCCGCTACAAAGCACCCAGGGGCGGCGCTTCCTACAGTTCCCCCATCTGGTTGCATCTCGATGATGAGCCGCTCGTCTTCATTCATCTCATTCAACTGACGCGGAATGCGATTGGTGCCGATAGTGTGATTTCGGGCATGGACAACAAGCCAACCAACGTGCTGCGTCTCGCCCGGCCATTCGACACGCTGATCGTGGACAAGACAAAGAAGCATGCGGTCACGCCTTTGGGCTCAACCGATGGCATCGCGTATCGGGACGTCATGTTGATCAACCTCGAAGCGAAAGAGCAACAGCGATGA
- a CDS encoding LysR family transcriptional regulator, producing the protein MSDIHAVNLATFDLNLLRVLDALFIEQSVGRAAARLRLSQPATSNALARLREALGDPLFVRGRQGMVPTARARALRGPLTLALRQLQEALVPPEDFVPETAHRTFVLAASDHAQLIVLPQLAAQLAHYPGVKLRVVPLPRDFPTPELESGELDLVLGVFDLAPGDRAPRGLQRQVLVRERFMLVGRERHPALRKPRQFDLSLPQLHVSPRGGTEGSFERKTKVRRNVVLFTPHYLVAPWVLASTDIIAALPERVARRFAEAFPLTVVPVELPHEPLRVQQLWHPHRQQDPAHRWLREQVLAAARASPVGMEDANAR; encoded by the coding sequence ATGAGCGATATTCACGCCGTGAATCTCGCGACCTTCGACCTGAACCTGCTCCGCGTGCTCGACGCGCTCTTCATCGAACAGAGCGTGGGGCGTGCGGCGGCGCGCTTGCGGCTCTCGCAACCAGCCACCAGCAACGCGCTGGCGAGACTGCGCGAGGCGCTCGGAGATCCGCTCTTCGTGCGAGGCCGTCAGGGCATGGTCCCCACCGCGCGGGCGCGGGCTTTGCGCGGGCCGCTCACGCTCGCGCTGCGGCAGCTCCAGGAGGCCCTGGTGCCACCCGAGGACTTCGTACCCGAGACCGCGCACCGCACCTTCGTGCTGGCCGCGAGCGACCACGCCCAGCTCATCGTGCTCCCACAACTCGCGGCACAGCTCGCGCATTACCCCGGCGTGAAATTGCGTGTGGTGCCGCTCCCCCGCGACTTCCCTACCCCCGAGCTGGAGTCGGGCGAGCTCGACCTGGTCCTCGGCGTCTTCGACCTCGCCCCAGGGGACCGTGCGCCACGAGGGCTCCAGCGGCAGGTGCTGGTGCGCGAGCGCTTCATGCTCGTCGGCCGCGAGCGCCATCCCGCCCTGCGCAAGCCGCGGCAATTCGACCTGTCGCTGCCACAGCTCCACGTCTCGCCCCGCGGCGGCACCGAGGGGAGCTTCGAGCGCAAGACGAAGGTTCGCCGCAACGTGGTGCTCTTCACCCCGCACTACCTCGTGGCGCCCTGGGTACTGGCGAGCACCGACATCATCGCCGCGCTGCCAGAGCGGGTGGCGCGCCGCTTCGCCGAGGCCTTCCCCCTCACCGTGGTGCCGGTGGAGCTCCCTCACGAGCCACTGCGCGTGCAGCAACTCTGGCATCCGCACCGGCAGCAGGACCCCGCGCACCGCTGGCTCCGTGAGCAGGTGCTCGCCGCCGCGCGCGCATCACCCGTGGGGATGGAGGACGCAAACGCCCGATAG